A single window of Fischerella sp. PCC 9605 DNA harbors:
- a CDS encoding glutamyl-tRNA reductase produces the protein MNIAVVGLSHKTAPVEVREKLSIPEPQTESAIAHLLSYPHLEEVAILSTCNRLEIYIVTEETEQGVREVTQFLSEHSKIPVPSLRQHLFVLLHQDAVMHLMRVAAGLDSLVLGEGQILAQVKNTHKLGQQYNGIKTILNRLFKQAITAGKRVRTETSIGTGAVSISSAAVELAQMKMANLAACRVAILGAGKMSRLLVQHLLSKGAVKICVLNRSVGRAQELAKQFPEHNIQTHPLSEMTTVISECDLVFTSTSSTEPILDRAKLEIVLEPTRALMLIDISVPRNVHADVNELAMVQAFNVDDLKAVVAQNHESRRKMAQEAEGLLEEEVEAFDIWWRSLETVTTISCLRNKIETIREQELEKALSRLGSEFGDKHQEVIEALTRGIVNKILHDPMVQLRAQQDVEARRRCMQALQMLFNLDAGEQFS, from the coding sequence ATGAATATAGCAGTAGTGGGGTTAAGCCATAAAACAGCCCCAGTAGAAGTCCGGGAAAAGCTGAGCATTCCAGAACCACAGACCGAAAGTGCGATCGCACATCTGCTTAGCTATCCTCATCTTGAAGAAGTAGCCATCCTCAGCACTTGTAACCGCTTAGAAATTTACATTGTTACTGAAGAAACCGAACAAGGTGTCCGAGAAGTAACTCAGTTTCTCTCAGAACACAGCAAAATACCCGTACCTTCTCTACGCCAACACCTATTTGTGTTGCTGCATCAAGATGCAGTCATGCATTTGATGCGGGTGGCTGCTGGTTTAGATAGCTTGGTACTCGGTGAAGGTCAAATCTTAGCCCAGGTGAAAAATACTCACAAACTGGGACAGCAATACAACGGTATAAAAACAATTTTGAATCGATTATTTAAACAAGCAATCACGGCCGGTAAGCGAGTACGTACTGAAACTAGCATCGGCACTGGCGCAGTCTCCATCAGTTCTGCTGCTGTGGAATTGGCACAGATGAAGATGGCAAATTTAGCTGCTTGCCGAGTAGCAATACTCGGTGCCGGCAAAATGTCGCGGTTGTTAGTGCAACATCTGCTTTCTAAAGGTGCTGTCAAAATATGTGTTTTAAATCGCTCAGTCGGACGGGCACAGGAATTAGCTAAGCAGTTCCCGGAACACAATATCCAAACTCATCCACTCTCGGAAATGACGACTGTAATTTCCGAATGTGACTTGGTGTTTACAAGTACATCTTCTACAGAGCCGATTCTTGACCGTGCCAAATTAGAAATTGTTTTGGAACCTACCCGCGCGCTGATGTTAATTGATATTTCTGTGCCGCGCAACGTCCATGCAGATGTTAACGAACTAGCAATGGTGCAGGCATTTAACGTGGATGATTTGAAGGCAGTAGTAGCGCAAAACCATGAAAGCCGCCGCAAGATGGCGCAGGAAGCTGAAGGACTGCTAGAAGAAGAAGTAGAAGCTTTTGATATTTGGTGGCGGTCGCTAGAAACCGTCACCACGATCAGTTGTCTGCGAAACAAAATCGAAACTATTCGGGAACAAGAATTAGAAAAAGCTTTATCTCGATTGGGTTCGGAATTCGGCGATAAACATCAAGAGGTAATCGAAGCTTTAACCCGGGGTATTGTTAACAAAATTTTACATGACCCGATGGTGCAGCTACGAGCGCAGCAAGACGTAGAGGCGAGACGTCGTTGTATGCAAGCCTTGCAAATGTTGTTTAACCTAGATGCAGGTGAACAGTTTAGCTGA
- a CDS encoding Txe/YoeB family addiction module toxin — protein MSKKKKKKSEVDEVQPVVVNRSPGFSSQFKEDLAWWCKQDFHKASKILDLVTAVMQDPFEGIGKPEPLKYLDANIWSRRIDLEHRLVYRVGNTQIDFLACRYHYD, from the coding sequence TTGAGCAAGAAGAAGAAAAAGAAATCTGAAGTTGATGAAGTTCAACCAGTTGTAGTTAATCGCAGTCCTGGTTTTAGTTCTCAATTCAAAGAAGATTTAGCTTGGTGGTGCAAGCAAGATTTTCACAAAGCGTCGAAAATCTTGGATTTAGTGACGGCTGTCATGCAAGATCCCTTTGAGGGTATCGGCAAACCAGAACCATTGAAGTATCTGGATGCAAATATCTGGTCACGGCGAATCGATTTAGAACATCGGCTTGTTTATCGGGTGGGAAACACCCAGATTGATTTTCTAGCTTGTCGGTATCACTACGATTGA
- a CDS encoding NAD(P)H-quinone oxidoreductase subunit M — protein sequence MDDNPMLLKSTTRHIRIFAAEIDRDGELVPSNQVLTLDVDPDNEFNWNEDALQKIYRKFDELVEASSGADLTDYNLRRIGSDLEHFLRSLLQKGEISYNLSARVTNYSMGLPQVASDDQESYGLMKS from the coding sequence ATGGACGACAACCCAATGCTGCTCAAGTCCACAACCCGGCATATCCGTATTTTTGCGGCTGAAATTGACCGGGATGGCGAACTAGTTCCCAGCAATCAGGTCTTAACGTTGGATGTTGACCCAGACAACGAATTCAACTGGAATGAAGATGCTCTACAAAAGATTTATCGCAAATTTGATGAACTAGTAGAAGCATCTAGTGGCGCAGACCTGACAGATTACAACTTACGCCGCATCGGGTCAGACTTGGAACATTTTCTGCGATCGCTCCTGCAAAAAGGCGAAATCAGCTATAATCTCTCTGCTCGCGTTACCAACTACAGCATGGGACTTCCCCAGGTAGCATCTGACGATCAAGAGAGTTACGGATTAATGAAATCATGA
- the glpX gene encoding class II fructose-bisphosphatase produces MENTLGLEIIEVVEQAAIASARWMGKGEKNTADQVAVEAMRERMNKIYMRGRIVIGEGERDDAPMLYIGEEVGICSRPDAKDFCNPDELIEIDIAVDPCEGTNLVAYGQPGSMAVLAISEKGGLFAAPDFYMKKLAAPPAAKGKVDINKSATENLKILAECLERSIEELVVVVMKRERHNDLIKEIREAGARVQLISDGDVGAALSCGFAGTNIHALMGIGAAPEGVISAAAMRALGGHFQGQLIYDPAIVKTGLIGESKEANIDRLKSMNINDPDKVYDAHELASGQTVLFAACGITSGNLMQGVRFFKGGARTQSLVISNQSKTARFVDTIHMFEEPKVLQLH; encoded by the coding sequence GTGGAAAATACTCTTGGGTTAGAGATTATTGAGGTAGTTGAGCAAGCCGCGATCGCTTCTGCTCGTTGGATGGGCAAGGGCGAAAAAAACACCGCTGACCAAGTGGCTGTAGAAGCCATGCGGGAGCGGATGAATAAAATTTATATGCGCGGTCGCATTGTGATTGGGGAAGGCGAACGTGATGATGCTCCTATGCTCTACATTGGGGAAGAAGTTGGTATTTGCAGCCGTCCAGATGCTAAGGATTTCTGCAACCCCGATGAACTAATTGAAATTGACATCGCTGTTGACCCCTGTGAAGGTACTAATCTGGTGGCATATGGTCAACCTGGCTCGATGGCTGTATTGGCAATTTCCGAAAAAGGCGGTTTGTTTGCTGCTCCCGATTTCTACATGAAGAAACTGGCAGCTCCTCCAGCTGCCAAGGGCAAAGTGGACATCAACAAGTCTGCCACTGAAAACCTAAAAATTCTCGCCGAATGTCTAGAACGGTCAATTGAAGAACTTGTTGTAGTGGTGATGAAGCGCGAACGCCACAACGACCTCATCAAAGAAATCCGGGAAGCAGGAGCTAGAGTCCAATTGATTTCTGATGGTGACGTAGGTGCAGCCCTATCCTGTGGTTTTGCAGGAACTAACATTCATGCTCTAATGGGAATCGGTGCTGCGCCAGAAGGCGTTATCTCCGCTGCGGCTATGCGTGCTTTGGGCGGTCACTTCCAAGGTCAACTGATTTACGATCCTGCAATCGTCAAGACTGGTTTGATTGGCGAAAGTAAGGAAGCCAACATCGATCGCCTGAAGTCTATGAATATCAATGACCCTGATAAGGTCTACGATGCTCATGAACTAGCATCTGGTCAAACAGTCTTGTTTGCTGCTTGTGGCATCACCTCTGGTAACTTAATGCAAGGCGTCCGCTTCTTCAAAGGAGGCGCACGGACTCAAAGCTTGGTAATCTCCAACCAGTCGAAAACAGCTCGATTTGTTGATACCATTCACATGTTTGAAGAACCCAAGGTTCTGCAACTGCACTAA
- a CDS encoding ATP-binding protein has protein sequence MTENHVSSTFSPADREAVIQAIATIKEKLPLLEDKDRVFVSQVVEAGTQYSDFLSTDNPQKKRRTLQEIVKQHQQLNFVGREEEITLFRQNLELPLEDDHRRFIFNVAGAGGVGKSSLLRQFRQIAEHAKLISAYTDELEKSIPEVMSRLAQQLEQQGYKLVRFNESYQAYCQILQELETDCECPQGFSAFVERTLPHKEVYLTQQIPGTDVVLEFADRHVEVTQGDWTAYAAKKLASKDELRLLQEAIAVLTPLFLEDLWKVAEKSDIALFFDNCDRTEEFLDPWLRDILDGRYGDVPSNILLIIAGRQELDKNHWRCYEGSMVRLVLKPFTEEEARQYLSYKDINDNEIIDVILRLSEGLPLLVATLAVETPDDTSQIGDANGMVVERFLKWMKDPQRRQGVLNAALPRYLYRDVLVQLRSEEEAEELLNWLQQMPFVKAHPNGWVYHDVAKTLMLRHKRLSSAQSWTHLQGKLADYYDSLANDLQLDEEKKWCDRLWQSHKLNVLYHRLCQAPHKYLSLALNEFIEALQKHYKFAQCWAETIVQAGKDSDATEVQRWGEKLLQGLKAWKEQEYEVTAQMFTALIEQGRMDRKWRALAMSFRGAIYYISKRYDEALKNLNQAITLDPTLDSAIELQGHVYSNNKHYSDAIKSFDRLIKLDPNHPRAIAQRGYIYQLIERYDQALIDFNRALELDPNYTWAKIQQGYNYLLVQCYAEAVRAFDDILKLEPEHIRALLLRGVAYYLMGRYGEAIADFDRVLKYEPDNIQVRTLRGTAYYLLGNYIEALPDFNRILELDRDRGKLLHVYVLRGETYRQMKCYAEALQDFDCAIELDADNAGIIARRGETYQLLGSYDQALKDFNHVLELDQNNDKVFVSRGYIYLMLKQYDEAFADVNRAVKLNSNDDWYLYLRALAYQALKQPRQARADFVLAIKIAKKRYEQDTQDWRNTLNIALYYLAVEFYPTVESLYKYAIAKGASQEYIRKAIHDLDDFLTIFPERMLVKCMRELLQSALN, from the coding sequence ATGACTGAAAATCATGTGAGTTCAACTTTTTCCCCGGCAGATCGGGAAGCGGTGATACAGGCGATCGCGACAATTAAAGAAAAGTTACCGTTGCTGGAGGACAAAGATCGGGTTTTTGTCAGTCAGGTTGTGGAAGCGGGGACGCAATACTCAGATTTTCTGTCCACTGACAATCCCCAAAAAAAGCGTCGGACGTTGCAAGAGATTGTTAAGCAACATCAACAATTAAATTTTGTCGGACGAGAAGAAGAAATTACCCTATTTCGTCAAAATTTAGAATTACCACTTGAGGACGATCATCGTCGCTTTATCTTCAATGTTGCTGGCGCAGGTGGTGTTGGTAAAAGTTCCTTGCTGCGGCAATTTCGCCAAATCGCCGAACATGCAAAATTAATTAGCGCATATACAGACGAATTGGAAAAAAGCATACCAGAGGTAATGAGTCGTCTGGCGCAGCAGTTAGAACAGCAAGGTTACAAACTTGTTCGGTTTAATGAGAGTTATCAAGCTTACTGCCAAATATTACAGGAATTAGAAACTGATTGCGAATGCCCTCAAGGGTTTTCGGCTTTTGTAGAACGAACTCTCCCTCATAAAGAAGTGTATTTGACGCAGCAAATTCCGGGTACTGATGTTGTCTTGGAATTCGCAGATCGGCATGTTGAGGTAACGCAGGGAGATTGGACAGCTTACGCAGCCAAAAAATTAGCGAGTAAAGACGAATTACGCTTATTGCAGGAAGCTATTGCTGTCTTGACGCCTCTGTTTTTAGAGGATTTGTGGAAGGTAGCAGAAAAATCAGATATTGCTCTGTTTTTTGATAACTGCGATCGCACAGAGGAATTTTTAGACCCCTGGCTGAGAGATATTTTGGATGGTCGTTATGGTGACGTACCGTCGAATATCTTACTGATTATTGCAGGTCGGCAGGAGTTGGATAAGAACCATTGGAGATGCTACGAGGGATCGATGGTGCGTCTGGTTTTAAAACCTTTTACCGAGGAAGAAGCCAGACAATATCTCTCCTATAAGGACATTAACGACAACGAAATTATTGATGTGATTTTGCGCCTTTCTGAAGGCTTGCCTTTACTTGTTGCCACTCTTGCGGTGGAAACTCCCGATGACACTAGCCAAATTGGCGATGCTAACGGAATGGTGGTAGAACGCTTCTTAAAGTGGATGAAAGATCCCCAGCGGCGACAAGGAGTACTTAATGCTGCGCTGCCTCGGTATTTATATCGAGACGTTCTAGTGCAATTGCGCTCAGAGGAAGAGGCAGAGGAATTGTTAAATTGGCTGCAACAGATGCCGTTTGTGAAAGCTCATCCAAATGGTTGGGTGTATCATGATGTTGCCAAAACGCTGATGTTACGTCATAAGCGGCTTTCATCAGCGCAAAGTTGGACGCATTTGCAAGGGAAACTGGCAGACTATTACGATTCCTTGGCAAATGACTTGCAGCTGGATGAAGAGAAAAAATGGTGCGATCGCCTTTGGCAAAGCCACAAGCTGAATGTGTTATATCACCGCTTGTGTCAAGCACCACACAAATATTTGTCTTTAGCTCTGAATGAATTTATAGAGGCTCTCCAAAAGCATTATAAATTTGCTCAATGCTGGGCAGAAACAATCGTTCAGGCTGGGAAAGATTCTGATGCTACAGAAGTTCAGCGTTGGGGTGAAAAGCTACTCCAAGGATTGAAAGCCTGGAAAGAGCAAGAGTATGAAGTCACTGCTCAAATGTTCACAGCACTGATAGAGCAGGGCAGAATGGATCGGAAGTGGCGAGCCTTGGCTATGAGTTTTAGAGGTGCGATTTATTACATCAGCAAACGCTACGACGAAGCTTTAAAGAACCTCAATCAAGCGATTACACTTGACCCTACACTAGATTCAGCGATCGAACTTCAGGGTCATGTTTATAGCAACAACAAGCATTACTCAGACGCAATCAAAAGCTTTGACCGACTGATTAAACTTGACCCTAATCATCCTAGGGCGATCGCGCAACGGGGCTATATTTACCAATTGATAGAGCGCTATGACCAAGCCCTTATAGACTTTAACCGCGCCCTTGAACTTGACCCCAATTATACTTGGGCAAAGATACAACAGGGGTATAACTATTTACTAGTGCAGTGCTATGCCGAAGCTGTGCGGGCATTTGATGACATCCTGAAACTTGAACCGGAGCATATTAGGGCACTTTTACTGCGAGGAGTAGCATATTATTTGATGGGGCGTTATGGTGAAGCGATCGCGGACTTTGACCGCGTTCTCAAATATGAGCCGGATAATATCCAGGTGAGAACGTTACGAGGTACAGCATATTACTTGTTGGGAAATTATATCGAAGCCCTACCAGACTTTAACCGCATTCTGGAACTTGATCGAGATCGTGGCAAGCTGCTACATGTCTACGTACTGCGGGGTGAGACTTATCGCCAGATGAAGTGTTACGCTGAAGCTTTGCAAGACTTTGATTGTGCCATTGAGCTTGACGCTGATAACGCTGGGATAATCGCCCGTCGGGGTGAGACTTACCAGTTGCTAGGAAGCTACGATCAAGCCCTCAAAGATTTTAATCATGTTTTAGAACTTGATCAAAATAACGATAAAGTTTTTGTTAGTCGCGGTTACATCTATCTGATGCTCAAGCAGTACGACGAGGCTTTTGCTGATGTTAACCGTGCTGTGAAATTAAATTCCAATGATGATTGGTATTTGTATTTACGCGCTTTAGCGTACCAAGCTTTGAAGCAACCGCGCCAAGCACGAGCAGACTTTGTTCTTGCCATTAAAATTGCGAAGAAGCGTTACGAACAAGATACTCAAGACTGGCGCAATACGTTAAACATCGCCCTTTATTATTTGGCAGTTGAGTTTTATCCAACAGTCGAAAGTTTATACAAGTATGCGATCGCTAAGGGTGCTTCCCAAGAGTACATCCGTAAAGCTATCCATGATTTAGATGATTTTTTAACAATATTTCCTGAGCGTATGCTGGTTAAATGTATGCGCGAGTTATTACAATCTGCTTTGAATTGA
- a CDS encoding Npun_R1517 family heterocyst differentiation transcriptional regulator: MNSKALPRQLSNIEVGVYECEIHLKFRLIEEKSLLGDRDQLLQVLLDALTEGSDDFLETLQASVKTQEISELKASPQMRRQLMRLRNSTENA, from the coding sequence ATGAACTCCAAAGCATTACCGCGCCAATTAAGTAATATCGAAGTAGGTGTTTATGAATGTGAAATACATCTCAAATTTCGATTGATTGAGGAAAAAAGTTTATTGGGCGATCGCGACCAACTGTTGCAAGTACTGCTAGATGCTTTGACTGAAGGTTCTGACGACTTTCTGGAAACTCTGCAAGCTTCTGTGAAGACGCAGGAAATTTCAGAACTGAAAGCTTCACCGCAAATGCGACGCCAGTTAATGCGCCTGCGGAACTCCACCGAGAATGCTTAA
- a CDS encoding UPF0182 family protein gives MNRIFRLIALLLGLWLLFELASRLAAEIFWFDEVGYLREFLLRLGTQVGLWAITFFTSISFLLGNFVIANRLKYPSLGKRMGGWGDRGIGRTKNYVVPHSPTPPLPHSLTPPTPSPLRLHLLIPAVIGLSALAGIILIYYGQQALNLWFANIKLPTSSWQLPPQLQILSQLLQSQEISIPIVQLGLLIVLTIAVLINYQFLLRAIALLISLLLAFLLSARWIVVLEYFQATSFNSTDPLFHRDISFYIFSLPIWELLKFWLLGISIYSLASVALIYLRSPQSLSEGWFPGFSIPQRLHLNALTSLLMLAVALHYWLLRYKLLYSTYGVNYGASYTEVKVQLPIYTGLSLLAVAIAVYLLWRVFILSRLKTTKLRPIPFPRQLVYLLVLYIAMAGTSGEILPTIVQSLVVQPNELARERPYIARTIALTREAFNLNAIDAETFDPRGQLTAADLQENQQTIRNIRLWDTRPLLQTNRQLQQIRPYYKFPDADIDRYTLLQDVKTQTTEYQQTIIAARELDYGDVPQQAQTWVNQRLIYTHGYGFTLSPVNLVGPGGLPYYYVKDIGVEDTDKQGSLQITTEEIRASIPVGQPRIYYGEITNTYVMTGTKSQELDYPSGNENVYNVYDGRGGIPISAMWRRLLFAQYLKDWQMLLTRNFTPQTKLLFRRNIRERIQAIAPFLRFDSDPYLVAARGGGTTITGEPTYLYWIIDAYTTSDRYPYSDPGKNTFNYIRNSIKVVVDAYNGTVNFYVADPTDPIITTLGKIFPQMFKPLEAMPVALRSHIRYPLDFFSVQSERLLTYHMTDPQVFYNREDLWEIPTEIYGREQLPIEPYYLIMKLPKAQTEEFILLLPFKPVQRANLIAWLAARSDGENYGRLLLYEFPKQLLVYGTQQIEALINQDPVISQQISLWNREGSRAIQGNLLVIPIEQSLLYVEPLYLEAEQNSLPTFVRVIVAYENRIVMAETLEQALGAIFQPEQPTSPAIIRPLEGN, from the coding sequence ATGAACCGAATTTTTCGATTAATTGCACTGCTGTTGGGTTTGTGGCTGTTGTTTGAATTAGCCTCACGCCTAGCAGCAGAAATTTTTTGGTTTGATGAAGTTGGATATTTACGAGAATTCTTACTGCGCTTAGGGACGCAGGTGGGGTTGTGGGCGATCACTTTTTTCACCTCCATCAGCTTTTTGTTAGGCAATTTCGTTATAGCTAATCGGCTAAAGTACCCCTCCTTGGGCAAGAGGATGGGGGGATGGGGAGATAGGGGGATAGGGAGAACAAAGAATTACGTAGTCCCTCACTCCCCCACTCCCCCACTCCCCCACTCCCTCACTCCTCCCACTCCCTCTCCCCTAAGACTGCACTTACTCATCCCAGCGGTAATAGGATTGAGTGCCTTGGCTGGGATAATTTTGATTTATTACGGTCAGCAAGCCTTAAACCTTTGGTTTGCAAATATTAAACTTCCCACTTCGTCTTGGCAATTACCGCCCCAGTTACAGATACTTTCTCAACTGTTGCAGTCCCAGGAAATAAGCATTCCCATCGTGCAGTTGGGTTTGCTGATAGTTTTGACGATCGCTGTTTTAATTAATTATCAGTTTTTGTTAAGAGCGATCGCCCTGTTAATTAGCTTGCTATTGGCTTTCTTGCTGTCAGCACGTTGGATAGTAGTTCTAGAGTATTTCCAAGCCACTAGTTTTAATAGCACGGATCCTCTTTTTCACCGGGATATTAGCTTTTATATATTCTCCCTGCCGATTTGGGAACTATTGAAATTTTGGTTATTGGGAATTTCGATATACAGTCTTGCTTCCGTAGCATTAATTTATTTACGTTCGCCTCAAAGTTTAAGTGAGGGATGGTTTCCGGGCTTTTCTATACCGCAACGACTTCATTTAAACGCCTTGACAAGCCTACTCATGCTAGCTGTAGCTTTGCATTATTGGCTGCTGCGCTACAAACTTTTGTATTCCACTTATGGGGTAAATTACGGCGCTAGCTACACAGAGGTGAAGGTGCAGTTACCAATTTATACTGGACTAAGTCTTTTGGCAGTGGCGATCGCAGTTTACCTACTATGGCGAGTATTTATCTTATCTAGACTGAAAACAACCAAATTAAGACCAATTCCCTTCCCACGCCAACTTGTTTACTTGCTGGTACTGTACATTGCAATGGCGGGGACTTCTGGCGAAATCTTACCGACAATTGTGCAAAGCTTAGTTGTCCAACCAAATGAACTAGCCAGGGAAAGACCCTATATTGCCCGCACCATAGCCCTTACCCGCGAGGCATTTAATTTAAATGCTATTGACGCAGAAACTTTCGATCCGCGAGGTCAACTGACAGCAGCTGATTTACAGGAAAATCAGCAAACAATTCGCAATATCCGCCTGTGGGATACCCGCCCCCTCTTACAAACCAATCGCCAGCTGCAACAAATTCGACCTTATTACAAGTTTCCCGATGCTGACATTGACCGCTACACACTGTTGCAGGATGTTAAAACTCAAACTACAGAATATCAACAAACTATCATTGCAGCACGGGAACTAGACTATGGCGATGTTCCCCAGCAAGCACAAACCTGGGTAAATCAACGTCTCATTTATACTCATGGTTACGGATTTACGCTTAGCCCAGTCAATCTTGTTGGCCCTGGTGGATTACCTTATTACTACGTCAAAGATATCGGCGTTGAGGATACAGACAAACAGGGTTCTCTGCAAATCACAACAGAGGAAATTCGTGCCAGTATTCCCGTTGGTCAACCGCGAATTTATTACGGGGAAATTACCAATACTTATGTAATGACTGGGACAAAAAGCCAAGAGTTGGACTATCCCAGTGGCAACGAAAATGTCTATAACGTCTACGATGGACGAGGTGGAATTCCTATTAGTGCAATGTGGCGGCGCTTGCTGTTTGCCCAATATCTCAAAGATTGGCAAATGCTGCTGACGCGAAATTTCACTCCCCAAACCAAGTTGCTATTTCGCCGCAATATTCGCGAACGGATACAAGCGATCGCTCCTTTTTTACGTTTCGACAGCGATCCATACTTAGTTGCTGCAAGGGGCGGAGGGACAACAATCACAGGCGAACCAACTTACCTTTACTGGATTATTGACGCCTACACCACAAGCGATCGCTATCCCTATTCTGACCCAGGTAAGAATACATTTAACTACATTCGTAATTCCATCAAAGTTGTTGTCGATGCTTATAATGGCACGGTCAATTTCTACGTCGCCGATCCAACAGATCCAATTATCACCACTCTCGGGAAAATTTTTCCCCAGATGTTTAAACCCTTAGAGGCGATGCCAGTGGCTCTCCGAAGTCATATCCGCTATCCATTGGATTTCTTCAGTGTTCAATCAGAACGCCTGCTGACTTATCACATGACCGATCCGCAGGTATTTTATAACCGTGAAGATTTATGGGAGATACCTACAGAAATTTATGGCAGAGAACAACTTCCCATAGAACCTTACTACTTGATCATGAAGTTGCCAAAAGCGCAGACAGAAGAATTCATTCTACTCCTGCCCTTTAAGCCTGTACAACGTGCAAATTTAATTGCTTGGTTAGCAGCACGTTCGGATGGGGAGAACTACGGCAGGTTATTGCTATACGAATTTCCCAAACAACTGTTAGTCTACGGAACTCAACAAATCGAAGCATTAATCAACCAAGATCCGGTGATTTCTCAACAAATTTCCCTATGGAATCGTGAAGGTTCGCGAGCAATTCAAGGAAATCTTTTAGTGATTCCCATCGAACAATCTCTTCTCTACGTCGAACCCTTATATTTGGAAGCAGAACAGAATAGCCTGCCTACTTTTGTGAGAGTAATTGTTGCTTACGAAAACCGAATTGTCATGGCAGAAACCTTAGAACAAGCACTTGGGGCTATCTTCCAGCCAGAGCAACCGACTTCTCCAGCAATTATCCGACCGTTGGAGGGAAATTAA
- a CDS encoding type II toxin-antitoxin system Phd/YefM family antitoxin, whose protein sequence is MLSYKITSPTDARNDFFKLLDLVVENHQVYIINRRDGENVALIAESDLVSLLETVYLLRSPANARRLLDAIEESKTGKIQPQTIAELQQELGIEQEEEKEI, encoded by the coding sequence ATGCTTTCTTACAAAATCACATCCCCAACCGATGCGAGAAATGACTTTTTCAAGTTGTTAGACCTGGTAGTAGAAAATCATCAGGTGTATATCATCAACCGTCGTGATGGTGAAAATGTAGCGTTGATTGCTGAGTCAGATTTGGTGAGTTTGCTGGAAACGGTTTATCTTTTGCGTTCCCCTGCTAATGCACGTCGGTTATTGGATGCAATAGAAGAGTCGAAAACAGGAAAGATTCAACCTCAAACTATCGCAGAACTTCAGCAGGAGTTGGGGATTGAGCAAGAAGAAGAAAAAGAAATCTGA
- the grxC gene encoding glutaredoxin 3 translates to MLNFLNSLLNRHPENVKANVEIYTWQTCPYCIRAKMLLWWKGVNFTEYKIDGNETARAQMAERANGRRTVPQIFINNQHVGGCDDLYELDSQGQLDPLLTQPAV, encoded by the coding sequence ATGCTCAACTTTCTCAATTCTCTTTTAAATCGCCATCCAGAAAACGTTAAAGCCAACGTTGAAATTTATACATGGCAAACTTGCCCTTATTGCATTCGTGCCAAAATGCTGCTGTGGTGGAAGGGTGTCAACTTCACTGAATACAAAATCGACGGCAACGAAACAGCAAGAGCGCAAATGGCAGAGCGTGCCAATGGACGCCGCACAGTGCCGCAGATTTTCATCAATAATCAGCATGTAGGGGGTTGTGATGACCTGTATGAGTTAGATTCACAAGGTCAACTAGATCCTCTTCTCACTCAACCAGCAGTTTAG